The genome window tattcattcattcatccTAGAGCATCCGTCTCTGTCGGAACCCTCTAGTACCCGTTGAAACCCGCTCAAGCTCATATCGAGCATCATTAAAGTACCATCCATCGTCCCATCATAACGCGTTTCAATAATCATAAAAAAACATAAACCAAAACCCACTTTTGGGTACAATCCCCTTTCCCGCTTGCCGGTTGTTTACAATTGAGTTTGGCAATATCGGCCAGGATTAGAGTGTTTGTTGCGAGACCCTGAAACATCTTTATAAGCCGCTGGGTAACGGACGAGTGGTTCGAAATAAACTTTCCATCTGCGTGGCAGTATGCACGTCAGTTTAGGAGTTTCGCGACCAGACCCCTGCTCAGTCATGTTGTGCCCCTGTATCACCCGGAGTGGCCACAGCGCTTGTAAGTCAATCCAGAAATACAAAGGATGCCCCATATTTAAAGAGCGTGAGAAACGATCTCAGCATAAACATCGTCGGGTATCTTCTTGATAATGCCAATGGTGACGGATTTGACGAGATCAGCGTTAAGCTGGGGGAAGGATCTTAAGACCTTATTTGGGCTATTTGGAAATCAGCAATTATTTGAGTCAGGCTTTCGCATAATCCTTACCTGGGTGACTGAAGAATTTGAGTCCGCATAATTGTAAGCTGCGCGACAATGCAGACGATATTAAGATGAGGACCATAGGCGAACAAGAAGTCCCAAAGCCGTAAAACCTCAGGAAGCGGTGGTGTACATGCACACAGCGTCAAAACGGAAGGGAAAGCATAGATCTCAGCCGAAAGACCCTTCGCAGTAAGGTACATGCTTAGTTTGGGATCAACAATGGCAAGGACCTTATCAACCAGAGCAAGGCCACGATGAACGCCGTCCATGGCACCGCGAATATACCCCGGGCATTCTCGAGTCAACAGGGAGTGGAACGCAACGAATGCTTCCGCTTCGCTGCGAGCTGCGTAAAGAAATGGTGCTGCCAGAACGTTCATACCCTGAACGTAGGTGCCGGGTTCTAGAGTCGCAGCGCCTGCGCCGGATTCAGAACCCTCGGTCGTAAGTGTTAAGGCCCGCGCGCGACTGCGAGCAGTTGGTGATGACGTGCTTGTGCCTGACTGAGAACGACCGGAGACGCTACTACCGCCAGGGAGTGAAGCTCGGCTGCTACTAGGGCGGCTTTGGCGTTGTTCCTCACGCGCATCGTGTAACTTCCATGCAATGGCGTTAAGTAAACGAATCAGACTAGCCTCGCTGACACGGCGACGGAAGAGAGGGTCGGTCGTAAGTGTGCGGAAAGTGTCGTTGCGGATCTTGGAGTAAGCCGGAGAGGCTCCTCGGTGGATGAGGGCGAGGTAGTCATCGGTCGACAGGATAGGAGCGTCCAGGAGGACGAGCCAGACGTATATTCTCAATGTTGACTACCCAAGACCGCTGTTAGTACATCATGCTGGGAACACCTGAACAGTCCTCTTACCATGCCATCCTCAGCACTCTTGACACCTTCATCAATAACCTTCCACCGTGCGCTCTCCAAAGCGCCCAAGAAATCACCATCCGTTGGGCCTTCGCGGATAATCTGATGAAGAGGCAGATGGCCATGCGAGAATACGGGTTTCTTACTCCCAGCACGCTTGCTGGCTGTGACAACATTCATCTGGTGAATAAGTGGCGGGGTGGCATCGCTATTAGCGCGCCCGCGCTGAGGTGAGCGATTGATATTCTGGGAGAAGCTGGGTGTGCCTGAAGCAGCAGGAGGCGCTTGTGACGGTCTTGTAGGTGAAGCATTGCGCTGGGTGTCGCGGTGGCGCTGCTGAGAGATGAGTGAGGGCGTGCCTTGCTCGCGTGCGCGGGCTCCAAGAGTGTGCGCGGATTGAAGTCGTCGAAGGGCGCGATGAGTCCGCGGCGATGGCGGGGCCTGGAGTTGTGTGGTAACTGGGGCGGGGAGTGAGGGGATCGCCGATTTGATGCTAGAATTGGAGTTCGAAGGCGGCTCCATGGTTGCGATGCTTGAGGAGAGTTTGTCAAACCACGACGATAGGGGTAGGCATGGGTGTTAAACGACAATATATGCGAAAAAGAGCCAGATAACCGAATTGATGGGGATACTAATTAGGGCTGATGACGCTGAGAACGGGCTTTAGTCGTTCGGAGCGCAGTATTCCATTAGCGGGAGGCTGGAGGCTGAGTTGAAGTGTGAAAGGGACGTGATGTGGATGCAGGGACAATGATGAATCGTGTTGGTTTCGCGTTCTTCAATTAACCTCTACACTAAGTAAGACCTATTGAAACCTATCTTGCTCAGGCTGACCACTACCACCAATTGTTCTTATAGCAGATCCTCTCAACATTCAGTCGACACATTGTTATTAATTCGATAACTCGCGAAGGCTGTTTGGCCCCTTACTTTGGATGTCTTGGTGTTTGCCTGCCCACGACATTGAGGAATGCACATCATTTATCAAGAGGTTGGGTTTCAGGTGTGCTATTTTGAGGTCGGGTCGGAGCTGGATGGACCGATTCGCCGACTTATTAAACACCTATAGGCGGATGTTCATGCAAGCAAGTATTGGATTAGTAGGTTAGTAGTTAGATACCACCTTTAGCAGGCAGTGAAATATTGAACGTACCTAGTCATCTAGGCATCCATATGTTGGTtgttatttttttttttttttttttttttttttttttttttttttttttttttttttttcagaTTGCAATAAACTCCGGAAATTGAAGAAAGACAATATTTAGGTAATTCACATAAACTACTTCTAAGTAAAAACTCTCAAAGTTTGATAACCTCAGACTTCTTGGTCTGTTTCCTGCTTTTTCAATAGCACGACCTCAGGTTCTCTTTCCTTTTACTATGTTAGTTGTACCTTAGTTATTCGTGCTCGCCAATTGAGAAGATATCTTGAAAGTCTATGGTATTGGATACCTGGGTAGGAAGGTAGTTGTGGAAGTAGGTAGCAATAATCCCTGCAACTTGTTAAACTTGGCTTATAAGCCATatggcaagaaaacttaggagCTCTCTTCTAAAGTGATAAGAAGATTTAGGTAGATATAGGTAAGTTTAGGATATATTTAGTAGAACTTTTAATTAGTAAACATCAGCACCGTACTCAGGTTTAGGTCTGAAGTATTCTTGCTCTATTACCTACCGTAGGTATCACGTCAACGAGAAACTGTCATTGCCATATGCTCATCTATCATCTAGAAAATTTGCTGACTATTATCGCAAATCTCGGGATATCGCTAATCATGTCACATTCTTGGTTTTCTGAGTTGAGACTACAGGATCTCAGACGTGGGGTTTGATACACTTATTTTCCTGATCTTGTTACGCTATTGCCATGAAGGGAAAAGTGGCGATTGCGACATCGAAAAACACCCATTTTTATATCATGCTGAATGCTCACAAGCTGACCAAGCGCCACACGACTTTGTCATTTATTCAGAAaaagatggagaagccgCTGAATAGAAGCCATGACAACACATCCTGCCCCTCCATATCTCCTCTCCACACAATGCCGATTACCGATGGCTCGGGGATCACTAGTTTCTCCGGGCTCATCATGAGTTTTACCACTCTTTAAATACAAGATTGAAGCTCTCGCCACACCATAGCGCTGGTCTTCTTCGATTTATGGCCTCCTTACTTTGCCTTTTGAAGAACTAAGGTTACACAGTTATCCCAGCTAAAACGCATTGTCAGATTCCCGTTTTACTGTCTTCCAATTTTGAGATCTCATCTCATATCCCACATTGCAACCTCCAACGATTATGTCGCCTTACACCCCACGATATTCGTCATCGGCCTGAACTAAGACCCCAGACCACAAGATCAAAGATCAACACATTTGCTATTATCCTATTTGCAAGAAGAACGGCCCTAAGCAGCTACTGTCTACCTTACCCCTTCTTGAACAGCTCAGACCTCCACGCCTCTATATGAAATCGGTTAGCTACAGCTGGTCCGGTGATCACTGCTTTACTTCAGAGCAGGTTTCCCATCATTAGGATCAGAGCTGACAGATACATACGAGCGATGGTTCTGCCTGAGTTAGCGACCGTTTTATTTTGAAAAGAAGCTAAAGGGTGAGGTCATCCTTGGCTACCGTAGtctggatcttcttctcaaatAGTTTTTGACATCAACCGATACACATGATGCTAGGCCACACAAACCCGTTGGGCAGGGGGGTGGCTAACATTCTGGGCATCAAACTCGAAGACCAAAACCAAGACCTACAAGCTGAGATACCAAGCAGTTCATCCATTTTTTCAGAACAAAGACACAATTCATTCTACGAAACTGAACCCACATCGTCGGAATGGATTAAAGAACAGGTCCCGTCGAAGGAGGAGGTTGTTGCATATGCAGCTTCATTATTCCCGTTCGCTACTTGGATCAGCCACTACAACCTGCAATGGTTTGCGGGTGATTTGGTCGCTGGTATCACCATAGGTGCTGTAGTTGTTCCACAAGGCATGGCCTATGCTATTCTCGCAAACCTGGAACCCCAGTTTGGTCTCTACTCGTCTTTTATAGGGGCCTTGATCTACTGGATATTCGGTACCTCAAAGGATATATCTATCGGTCCCGTTGCAGTTCTTTCGACCGTCGTTGGGAATGTTGTTCAGGATGTCCAAGATTCGGGACAAAACGTCCCGGCCCATATTGTTGCGTCAGCGTTATCAGTCATCGCAGGCTTCATTGTCCTCATTATTGGGCTACTCAGATGCGGATGGATAGTTGACCTCATTTCCATTACCTCTCTCTCAGCTTTTATGACGGGCTCCGCCATCACAATTTGCGTCGGCCAACTACCAGCGCTTCTCGGTCTGTCAGGATTTTCGAACCGAGACCCTCCATACAAAGTCCTTGCAAATACGATCGAACATCTCGGAGAGGCGGGTTACGATGCTATCGTCGGAGTCTCAGCCCTATCGATTTTGTACCTTATCCGTCAAGGTTTCACCGCTGCGGCAGAACGATATCCAAAACATAAAAGACTATTGTTCTTCACCAACACAATGCGTACGGTTTTTGTTATTTTAGTGTATACAGTAATGAGCTGGGTCCTCAACATGCACAGAAGAGACGATCCCCTATTTAAGGTTCTAGGGGCAATCCCAAAAGGTATATCTCAGCACAATCCATCTATTTGAGTCAAAAAGCTAACAGCGTAAAAGGATTCCAGAATATTGGGGTTCCGAAGCTAACAACGGAGCTCATTTCGGACTTTGTTCCATATCTCCCAGCTACCGTCATCGTCTTGCTTGTTGAGCATATGGCGATTTCCAAGTCGTTTGGGCGTGTCAACAACTACACCATCGATCCATCTCAAGAAATGGTTGCCATTGGGATGGCTAACCTTGTTGGGCCATTCCTTGGGGCATATCCAGCTACAGGCTCATTCAGTCGTACTGCGATTCAGTCGAAAGCTGGCGTACGAACCCCCGCTGCTGGGATAATCACTGGACTGGTGGTTTTACTTGCAACGTACCTATTGACCGCTGTCTTCTTTTACATACCAAGTGCCGCTCTTGCGGCTGTCATCATTCACGCTGTAGGAGATCTCGTCACACCTCCCAACACCATTTACCAGTTCTGGAGAGTTTCACCTATCGAGGttttcatcttcttcactggTGTCACCGTTAGTGTCTTCGCTCAAATAGAAGATGGGCTATATGCTACCGTCCTCCTTTCAGGAGCTGTGTTTATCTATCGTATCCTCAAGGCCAAAGGCAGGTTTCTTGGCAAAGTAAAAGTTCATTCGGTCATTGGCGACCATGTTATTGGTGATGATCACCGAAAAGTTGTTGGAGAGTACGGCACAATCGAGGATTCTGATGTTTCTGCAAGAAATGTTTTTCTCCCCCTTGGTCATGGCGATGGCTCGAACCccgaagttgaagttgatcaTCCATATCCCGGAATTTTCATCTACCGCTTCTCTGAAGGCTTCAATTACCCCAATGCCAACTCCTCTCTGGACTATCTGACCGACTTCATTCAGTCCAACACGCAACGCAGCAGTCCCGAAGCTTTTGAACGACCAGGCGACAGACCGTGGAATAACCCAGGGCCGAGGAAATCTGCAAAACGTCCTGTTAATTCAGACCCAGACTCTGCACTTCCGACACTGAAGGCGGTCATTTTGGATTTCAGTTCTGTCAACAACGTCGACATCACCTCGATTCAACGACTGATCGATATTCGTAATCAGCTCGATTCATATGCCTCTCCTGACGGTGTagattggcattttgcttGCATAAATAACCGATGGTCCAAGAGAGCATTGGTGTCAGCAGGGTTTGGAGTCCCATACAAACCCAACGAAGGCACAGCACATCGAAGATGGAAATCAATTTTCAGCGTAGCGGAAATCGGAGGCAAGGACTCTGCTGCAGCAATCGCTCAGGAGACAGACCTCCACGAACTGACACCAAAAGATACGGATAACACAGACGAAGAGCCCTTGATTGGAGGATTTTCTTCGGTAAAATCCTATGGCTCAATGTCATCAGGAGACctcgagaagcagaagcgGAGAGGTGCTGTTGTTCATGGCCTGGACAAACCATTATTTCATGTAGACTTGACGAGCGCGTTACAAAACGCAATAACCAATGTGGAAGAGAGGACGATATCAAGAGAAACAGCACACGATTAACAGCTGGATGGAGTACAGGTAGACTTGCAATTTTGCTGACGTTTCGGCGCACAACATGAAGGGGAAGCATTTAGCGAGCGATCATTTTCACTATGTTTACCTAGAACAGCATTTCGTAACGAGACCATGAGATGTTCTGTCGATTTACTATTTCCTTATGCTAAACCCCATCATACTGATAATATTGCCTCCGGATTGGAATCGTCTCTTACAACATGGTCACAGCGTCTCAATGCTGATCGTCAATCGCTCTGGTTATGCTAGACCCATACCTATTCAAAGACGTTGTTTTATACAATGAGTCGTCCAATGTAATCTTCGGCTTGCAGAATTCAAGCACCGTGGAAGCTTTCAGCAATTTCTTGTCACAAACCACTATAGCCAGGCCAGTGACGACATGATTATTGTCTCACGATCGACGATCTTTGGCTGAAGGGATAGGGTCGCCATCTTGTAATACCACTGAGGTTTCCAAAGACCTCTTACATCAGGTTTCAAATATAAATTATCCTTAACTAGAGAGCCGACAGGTTTGGCTTTAAAATGTCCTACGTTATCTGAGTATTCTTTTCACTTCAGATTATACCTCTACATGATCTGCATCCCCTAGTCACTAGTGTATTGAATCCATGTTAGTGGCCAGGAGCGGCAGCTAGTGCTTATTATTAGCATCCATATGCTAATTGGGGGAGCAAGAAGGCTTCcagtaattaataaaggtgCCAGCCCAAATAACTAATCTAAAGACCTACTAACGCTAGGCAAGGTACTACTAAACTTGTTTAAGTCTATcctaaacttacctaagcTTTTTTCACTTATAGTAGGTGTAtgtcctaagttttcttacCTCCCTTAGCTGAGGTACCTGCAACTGGTAGGTACCTAAGGTTGGCACATTCTTGAGTGAAAGCTCCTATTTTGCGGAATCGAAGCTCCTTTTGTAGAACGACCACATGTGGAGAACTCTTCCTATTCCTTTTTTTACTCGTCTTTGCTTGAGGGCAGCGTACACGCACTCAGTCTTGTTGACTCGGTGAGACTGTTTCATGGCTGAGTCTTCTCACCCAGGTGAGGGTCGTGGTCATGTTCGTTGGGGGCGCATAGAAGAGCATTACCTGGTGTGTATAACAGCTATTTCACTATCTGTACTTGACTCACAACCAGCAGGATCCTCCGCGGCCTCGCAGGCGAGAGATCAGGTATCCCGCTAGGCGAAGTACATTTGAGAGAGTCGATGTTCCTACTGATGGGGCTCGTGTTCCTAACGATACTAGACGGGTAGCCAGGACATCTTCTCGGCGGTCTACAGATGACGTTCCGGTACAGACCTACGCTGAGTGGGAAACCTTTACTGAGCTCCCAATCCAGGCTTCAGCTACACCTGATGGAGACTATACTGAGTCTCCGCGCCCGATTGAAACTTatggcgaggatgaagaagaaagccCTAGACAGAGACAATTCTCTTATGACAGAGGCGATTACGGCCGTCGTTACAGAAGTCGGTCAAGATCACCCATAAACCCACGCTATAAAATCCCAGGACGTGAGGGATATCTTTCTCGTGATGCTCTCTCGCGCACTGCAGGATATAACAGTGACTGGTATTCTAGAACAAGGGGCGGGAGCCTTTCAAGCAACGAGTATGATCCTTACGATAAGTTTGATTTCTCATCCCGGGCCCAGTCGATCATAGATTCCTCGAAAGCAGACGATTCTGAAGTCGAATCTCCTGAGTCTGAAGAGACAACCATTGTTATGGAGCGTTCCAACCTCATGAAGGACGAGACAGTATCTAATTCACGCTCTCAGATGACACTTGTTCATTCTTCGGCTTATACTGGGAGTGCTGAAATGGGTGGTTCTCATGCAGCAGTCTTAAATCTTGTTCATGATCCTAAAGGACAGAAAAATTCTCTATTCCGCTGGCTGTAAGCTTCTTCAACTATTCAGGGGGAGAAACTGTAGTTGTACTAACTTTGAACAGCCACGTTCCACAGGACGTGATGAACTTTGAAGATTTCTGGGTaagccagcttcttcatgtgCACACGCTTTCAAGCTGACGATTCGTATCAGGTTGAGATTAGCCGGATCTCCGGATTGACagagctggagaagaaggccgtAACGAGGCTTCGTGCTGACGTCAAAAAGACCTGTGTCAAGTCTAGGACCAATCCTAAAGGTGCCAAGGTTGGATACTTGGACCCGAAATACATCGAGGTACCATTGAAACCACTAAAAGCCGAGGCAATGTCGTCCGGTTCAGTGACTGGCTCAGCACGGTGGATTTGTattcccttcttctcactCGAGCAGTACTCTGGTCTACTCGCAGCTGCCAGCGCATCTCTTTTTCCAGCTCAGACCTTGCTGCAAGTCCAGTACTCCCGAAACACTGTGGCAAGGGACATGGAGCAAGCGGTGGTTCAGCTGGGAAATGCAGAACGCGGAGAGTGTTTCCATATATCTCAGCTGTGGTGCCTTGTCATTGATAACAGTAACGACTCCTTCACCGATACAATAGGAAACTCACTGACgattaaaaaaaaaggcTTAATAGTAACATGTGGGACGATGACTAGAGACGATCTGCTCGGCCAAGGGCTTGAGATTAAAGAACGCCCATCTCGTGCTGTAGTCAATGAACGCAAAGGGCGAATATTGGTGGCATACGGCGATTCGGTTGTTTGGTCGTTTGATGCCGATGAGTGCCGGACGTGGTTTGTAAGTCAAGCTTCCTCGTCCAATGACAGATCTGACACTTTACACCAGGGATTCCTGTCTAAGTTCCAAGCATTCTGGCCTAAAGTTCCAGAGTTCTGGCACAAGGATCAAGCCGTCACAGCATACACATGGCCCAGAATACTCAAATTGGCCTCGGCCATCAAGGCGATGTCACTTAAGATCACCATGAAGCTAGGTTCCCTGCCTGACCCTCCCCCACGAGCCATTCTACGGCCAGATCCTCAAGTTCTCCCAAGTACGCATGGTGGAAAGGGTAAACCCGGGACACAGGAATTTGCTCATATGCTGGCCTTGGCGACAGGGGACTCCAGAGGTCCTCCAATCCAGGGGACTGGTttcaagctccttgaagCTCAGCTGGATGCGGCTGAGACTTTTTTAACATGTGATACAACCTATACGGATCGGAAGGCATATAAGACCTGCAAAGAAGCCACGAGAAAGGAGTGCTATGACTATCTAGTCGAGTTATCTGGTCGAATCGAGGAAGTTGAGAGTGATTCTTTACGACGTGCATACGAGGAAAAGGTGGATGTCTTCA of Fusarium oxysporum Fo47 chromosome I, complete sequence contains these proteins:
- a CDS encoding sulfate transporter family-domain-containing protein — its product is MLGHTNPLGRGVANILGIKLEDQNQDLQAEIPSSSSIFSEQRHNSFYETEPTSSEWIKEQVPSKEEVVAYAASLFPFATWISHYNLQWFAGDLVAGITIGAVVVPQGMAYAILANLEPQFGLYSSFIGALIYWIFGTSKDISIGPVAVLSTVVGNVVQDVQDSGQNVPAHIVASALSVIAGFIVLIIGLLRCGWIVDLISITSLSAFMTGSAITICVGQLPALLGLSGFSNRDPPYKVLANTIEHLGEAGYDAIVGVSALSILYLIRQGFTAAAERYPKHKRLLFFTNTMRTVFVILVYTVMSWVLNMHRRDDPLFKVLGAIPKGFQNIGVPKLTTELISDFVPYLPATVIVLLVEHMAISKSFGRVNNYTIDPSQEMVAIGMANLVGPFLGAYPATGSFSRTAIQSKAGVRTPAAGIITGLVVLLATYLLTAVFFYIPSAALAAVIIHAVGDLVTPPNTIYQFWRVSPIEVFIFFTGVTVSVFAQIEDGLYATVLLSGAVFIYRILKAKGRFLGKVKVHSVIGDHVIGDDHRKVVGEYGTIEDSDVSARNVFLPLGHGDGSNPEVEVDHPYPGIFIYRFSEGFNYPNANSSLDYLTDFIQSNTQRSSPEAFERPGDRPWNNPGPRKSAKRPVNSDPDSALPTLKAVILDFSSVNNVDITSIQRLIDIRNQLDSYASPDGVDWHFACINNRWSKRALVSAGFGVPYKPNEGTAHRRWKSIFSVAEIGGKDSAAAIAQETDLHELTPKDTDNTDEEPLIGGFSSVKSYGSMSSGDLEKQKRRGAVVHGLDKPLFHVDLTSALQNAITNVEERTISRETAHD
- a CDS encoding rab-GTPase-TBC domain-containing protein yields the protein MEPPSNSNSSIKSAIPSLPAPVTTQLQAPPSPRTHRALRRLQSAHTLGARAREQGTPSLISQQRHRDTQRNASPTRPSQAPPAASGTPSFSQNINRSPQRGRANSDATPPLIHQMNVVTASKRAGSKKPVFSHGHLPLHQIIREGPTDGDFLGALESARWKVIDEGVKSAEDGMSTLRIYVWLVLLDAPILSTDDYLALIHRGASPAYSKIRNDTFRTLTTDPLFRRRVSEASLIRLLNAIAWKLHDAREEQRQSRPSSSRASLPGGSSVSGRSQSGTSTSSPTARSRARALTLTTEGSESGAGAATLEPGTYVQGMNVLAAPFLYAARSEAEAFVAFHSLLTRECPGYIRGAMDGVHRGLALVDKVLAIVDPKLSMYLTAKGLSAEIYAFPSVLTLCACTPPLPEVLRLWDFLFAYGPHLNIVCIVAQLTIMRTQILQSPSPNKVLRSFPQLNADLVKSVTIGIIKKIPDDVYAEIVSHAL